CAGCACCAGTGCCATCACGACTCCCATGGTGCCGACGATGCCGGCGGCGCTGCCGGCGTACCCGAGGAACAGGGGGCGGCGGCCGAGTGCCTGCGGGGGTGTGCCGCGCACGCCGATGAGCCACCAGAGGGCCAGGGCGCAGCCGGCGATCACCAGGAGGCCGCCGACGCCGAGCAGGGTGGCGGTGAGCCGGTGCGCGTCGCCCGGTTCCACCTCGGCCTGTTCGCGTTGGGTGACCAGCAGCAGGAGTCCGGCCAGGGCTGCCCAGACGCCGACGACGAGGTACGCGGCGACGGCGTCGCTGGGGCGGTGCCAGCCGGCCGACAGGGTGGCGACTCCGGCGGCGGCGGCGTAGGTGGCGCCGAGCACTGCGCCGAGGGCGCGGACTCGGGGTGGCAGCACCAGCACCAGGGCGACGGCGACGGAGGCGGCGACGGTGGTGTGTCCGCTGGGCAGGCTGTTGCCGACGAACGCGCGTTCGGGGTCGATGCCGTAGTCGGGGCGGGCCAGGCCGTACTTGAGTAGTTGGGTGGTGACGTTGGCGCCGGCGATCAGTGCGGTGGCGGCGACGGCGAGGGCGATCCGGCCTCGGATGAGGGCGATGAACCCGATGGTGATGGTGACCGCGAGTAGTGACACCACGGACATGGCGTTGAGGATGCGGTCGACGGGTTCCTGGATGTGGTCGCGGCCGATCCGGTTGCCGGTCAGGGCGACGGTGTCGATCCACTGGCCGAGGCCGGTGTAGAGGGCCAGGCGCCAGACGGCGATGAAGGCCGCCACCTGGATGAGGGCCAGGACGACGAGCCAGACCGCAGTCCCACCCCGGGGCGTCACACGCACCCGGACAACTTAGCGGCACGGTGGGGCCGGATGGCCGGTGGCCCGCCGATGTCGCGGGGATAGGTTGGGGCGCAGGTGAAGGAGGAGATGGTGACCGGTACGGCGGAACGCGACCCGGCGGCGGCGCAGCGGCCGGAGTCGTTGGCCGACCTGCTCGGTGGACGGCAGGGGGCGGTCGACGCCACGGTGCCTCCGCTGGCCTTCACGCTGGGATGGTTGGTGGCCGGTCAGTCGGTGCGGGTGGGTGTCGTGGCGGCGCTGGTGGCCGGGGCGGTGGTGGCCGGGTGGCGGCTGCGGCGCGGTGACCGGCCCCGGTCGGTGGTGATCGGGTTGCTGGCCGTCTGTGTGGCCGCGCTGGTGGTGGTGCGTACCGGGCGGGCCGAGGACTTCTTCCTCGTGCAGTTGCTGGCCAACGCCGCCAGTGCCCTGGCGTGGGCGGCCAGCATCGTGCTGCGGTGGCCGCTGCTGGGTGTGGTGGTGGGTACGGCGTTGGGTCAGCGGGGGCGGTGGCGCCGTGATCCGGCGTTGCTGCGGGCGTACGGGCGGGCCAGCTGGGTCTGGACCGCGACCTATGTGGTGCGGCTGGCGGTGTTCGTGCCGCTGTATCTGAGCGGGCAGGTGTTGGGGCTGGCGGCGGCCCGGGTGGGGATGACGTGGCCGTTGGTGGCCGCTGCGTTGGCGGTGAGTTGGGCGGTGATCCGCCGGTCGCTGCCGGCGGGTCATCCGGGGGTGCGTCACCCGGTGGTGCCGGAGGCGGGCGTGGAAGCGGCGTCGGGCGCCGGGGCGGACGGTAAAGAGCCCGCACAATAAGGGAGAGGCCGCCACGGGGGGAGCGGCCTCTCCGGTGATGTACGTTACTCCGTCCCGGGCCGGTGTGTGATCCCGGGTCGGTCACATTTTTCCGCGATCTGCGGACCCGCCCCCGCAATCGGGGCGGTGGGGTGGGTCGACCGCTCCGCTGCGTCGGCCAGAGGGGCCGACCCACCCCGGCCTGACCGTGGGTGTCAGGCCGTCGTTCGGCCGGTACCTGCCTCTACCCCCGAGGCCCGGCCGAAGCCTCCGGGTGGGTCACCGCCCACCCGGAGGAGTTCCGGTCAGCCGTTGGGGAACAGCTTCCCGTAGTCGGCGTACGCCATGGCGATGTCCGCCTGGGCCCAGAACCGGTGGTAGCGGAACTCCGGCTCCGGCCCACCGTCGAGGTATGCCTGGACCTTGGGCCATGCCGGGTCGTTCTTGTAGAACGACCGGATGTCCAGGAAGCTCTTGCCCGGGGCGATGGCGTCACCGTTGGGCATGCGGCCGGTCCATCCCTGCGGGATGTAGAGGCCCTGCCCGGTGGAGGCGTCGTAGACGTCGTCGAAGCGGCGGTAGTCGCCCCGCTTCTCCACCGTCGAGACACCCTGCGCGTCGCTGTTGGCGTGCAGGGCGTCCAGCAGACCCTTGGCGGTGGTCTTCGCCGCCGCGTTGCCCGACTTCGCCGCGTACGCGATCAGCGTGCGGGCGTAGGCGGCGGCGACGCCGACGTCCTGGCCCTTGACCGTCACCTCGACGTGCAGGTTGGTGTTGGGCTGCGGGTTGGTCGGGTTCCAGGTGGTCGGCTGTCCGCTCCAGGCCATGTCCGACGGGATGGACCAGTTGGCGCCCAGCGTGGTGTTGGCGATCGCCCACGGCACCCACTTGTCGAGCAGTGCCTTGGCCTTGGCGTTGCCGCTGACCAGGTACAGCTCGGCGATGCGCTGCATCGACCAGGCCTGCATGCCGAACCACTGGTTCGACGGCGGGTCGTTGTAGACCGGGTCGACGTCGTAGAACATGCCGTAGAAGGTGGACGTACCGGCCGGCGGCGTGCCGTAGTGCCCGCCCCAGCTGTTGGTCGCGCCACCGGCGATGCCGCCCTCGGCCGACTGGAGCCAGGTGTAGAACTCCAGCTGCCGGTTGAGGCTGTTGGTCCAGTCCGCCGCCGCCGTGGACGAGCGCGGCTTGAGTTCGTTGACGTTGGTCAGCGCCCACGCCGCGAACGGGTTCTGGTAGCCGAAGTGGCTGTGGCTGGAACCGATGCGCCACGACCAGTTCTGGCTGGTCTCGTACGCGCCGCCCCAGGCGTAGTACCAGGACAGCAGGTAGTGCGCGGAGTCGCGGCCGCTACCGGCGGGGCACTGGCTGGCCCCGACGCAGTTGCCGATCCGCTTGAAGTACTTGTCGAACATGGCGTACCGCAGGTAGTCGCCCATCTTGGCGGCCTTGGTCACGGTGGCCGCCACGTCGGCCTGCTTGTTCTGCTCCTTGGCCCAGGTCAGCGCCCAGTAGGCGGCCTGCACGGCACGGGCGTCGGCGTCCGGGGCGTTGGTGTACTTCCACTGCCGCGCCGGGGCGTTGGACTCCTTGACGAACAGGTCGAGGTAGCCGTACTGACCACCGTGGCGGAACGTGTCGCAGGACGGCTGCGGCACGGTCTCCCAGACCGACTCCTGGGTGCCCCGCTGGAAGGTGTTGATGTAGGCCGGCCGGGTGGTGCCGTCGCCGCAGCGCCCGAAGCCGTAGGTGTTGTCGACGTCGAGCAGCCAGTGCATGCCGTAGATGTCGCCGGTGCCGTAGGACTGCTGCAGCTCCGAGCGCAGCGGGTCGCGACCCACCGGGACCGAGGACTCCAACTGCGACGGGTACTGGTTGGGCAGGTCGTGCTCGGCGGCGTAGCTGGCGTCACCGGCGGAACCGGCGGTCGGCTGGTCGGCCGAGGACGGGATGATGTACTTCTCCATCACGGTCCAGGCGTTGTTGAACGGCGCCCAGTTCTGGGTCACCCGCCCGTAGTACGCCTCCAGCCACAGCCAGAAGCTGAACGCCTCGGAGGTGGTCTGGTGGCCGTGGTCCGGCGCCTCGACGATCAGCGTCTCGATCGAGTGGTACGGCACGCCCTCGGGGCTGAAGTAGCCCGAGTTCTTCATCTTGCCGTACTGGGCGAGGAACCGCTCCACGTACTCGCCGTCGCCGCCACCGGGCACGTCGTTGTCGATCTCGGTGGCGGTGATCGCCAGCGGCGCGTAGCCGGTGGCCGAGGCGGTGATGGTGGCGGTGCCGCCGACGGTGTCGGCGTCCTCCGCCGCCGCGACGGTCACGGTGACGCCGGTGCTCCAGTTGCTCGGCGTCAGGGTGACCGTGGACGGGGTCACGCTGATGTCCGAGTCACCGGTGCGCACCAGGCTCACCGCCACGTTCGAGGTGGGTGCCCGGTCCAACTTGAGGTTGAACGTCGAGGTGCCGCCCTCCGGCACGCTGACCGACGTCGGGGTGGCGACCAGCGCCGGCCCGGTGGCCGCGGTGACGGTGAAGGACCGCTCGGCCACCGCCGAGAGGTTGGCGTTGTCGTACGCCCGCGCCTGCACCGTGTACGAGCCCGCCGGCAGGTCTTCCAGCGTGTACGCGTACGGGGCGGTGGTGTCGGTGTTGACCAGCAACCCGTTGCGGTAGAACTCGACCTTGGTGATGGTGCCGTCGGCGTCGCTGGCCGTGGCGGTCAGCGGTACGTCGGCCGGGGCCACGAACGGCCCGGCGGGCACCGACAGGCTCACCGTCGGCGGCTGCTGCGGCACGCCGCCGCAGGTGACCCCGTTGACCGAGAAGGACGTCGGCTTGGGGTTGCTGCCGCTGTAGGAGCCGTTGAAGCCGATGGTGGTGCTGGCGCCGGTGGCCAGGTTGCCGTTGTACGACTCGTTGACGGCGGTGACCTCGTTGCCGCTCTGGGTCCAGCGGGCCGACCAGCCCTGGGTCACACGCTGGTTGCCGGGGAAGGCGAACTTCAGCGTCCAGCCGGTGATGGGGTCACCGAGATTCTTGACGGTGACGTTGGCGGTGAAGCCGTTGCTCCAGTCGTTCGTCGCGTAGACCACGTCGCAGGCCGGTGCGGCCTGTGCGGCGGCGGCGGGTACGGTCACCCCGCCGATCGCCAGCGCCGCGGCGGCGAGCCACGCCATGCGCCGACGTCTTGCCAGATTCTTCATCTGCGCGGTGTCTCCTCGGACCAGGCCGGGGACGGTGCCCCCCGGCGCGACGCCACGCCGACAGGGTGTCCGCGAGGCGCCAAGTGGATGGTGGTCTCTCTGTCGGCCCGAAGGCCGGGGGCGGCGGGGGCGCCGTCGCACGACTGCTGCTCCCCGCTGCGATCAGGACGCCGTTACCGGACAAGCCGGGCTGCCCTCGGCAACCTGCACTCACGCGTATCTGGCTCCACGCGGTCGATCGACAGTCTGCCATGGAAGCGCTCCCAGATCCAGCACAGGAACTTCCGGAAACACCGGCTTGTTTCGATCTCGTTTTGGGGCTTTCACAAAGCCGTGACGGGCGTTACAGTCGCAGCAACGTCGATGGGAGCGCTTCCATCGACAAGGTTCCAAAAAGAAGATCACCCGGGGCTGTGCCCACAGCGCCGGGGACTAGACCAGAGGCCGACGGCGGGCCAGCCCGGACACCGCCGTCAGCCGCCGCCCCACCATAGTGGAGGGAGGTGGACCTCAAGCCACTCGCGTGGCCCGGCTCCCGCGCGACACGCACGACTGGGACGCCAAATCCGCCCGTGCGTGTACCGCAACACAGTGGGGACGGGGGTTGCCCTCCCCCGTCCCCACACTAAACCCCCGTTCACGATGGGAAAAGAGGCCGACGGGTCAGACGCGCGTCACACGCGCGCCCCGCAACGGCAGTCGACCCGCCCGCCGACCGTGCGACGCCCGCCGACCGCCCCGGGCGCGCGCCATCCCGGTCCGCCCCGCGGCACTGAGCGCACCCCGGTCCCGCCGACCCGACGCCCGACCGGCCAGCGCCATCTTTCCCACCCCCAG
Above is a window of Verrucosispora sp. NA02020 DNA encoding:
- a CDS encoding DUF3159 domain-containing protein; protein product: MVTGTAERDPAAAQRPESLADLLGGRQGAVDATVPPLAFTLGWLVAGQSVRVGVVAALVAGAVVAGWRLRRGDRPRSVVIGLLAVCVAALVVVRTGRAEDFFLVQLLANAASALAWAASIVLRWPLLGVVVGTALGQRGRWRRDPALLRAYGRASWVWTATYVVRLAVFVPLYLSGQVLGLAAARVGMTWPLVAAALAVSWAVIRRSLPAGHPGVRHPVVPEAGVEAASGAGADGKEPAQ
- a CDS encoding phosphatase PAP2 family protein; the encoded protein is MRVTPRGGTAVWLVVLALIQVAAFIAVWRLALYTGLGQWIDTVALTGNRIGRDHIQEPVDRILNAMSVVSLLAVTITIGFIALIRGRIALAVAATALIAGANVTTQLLKYGLARPDYGIDPERAFVGNSLPSGHTTVAASVAVALVLVLPPRVRALGAVLGATYAAAAGVATLSAGWHRPSDAVAAYLVVGVWAALAGLLLLVTQREQAEVEPGDAHRLTATLLGVGGLLVIAGCALALWWLIGVRGTPPQALGRRPLFLGYAGSAAGIVGTMGVVMALVLASVHRIVPRHQG
- a CDS encoding glycoside hydrolase family 48 protein; the protein is MKNLARRRRMAWLAAAALAIGGVTVPAAAAQAAPACDVVYATNDWSNGFTANVTVKNLGDPITGWTLKFAFPGNQRVTQGWSARWTQSGNEVTAVNESYNGNLATGASTTIGFNGSYSGSNPKPTSFSVNGVTCGGVPQQPPTVSLSVPAGPFVAPADVPLTATASDADGTITKVEFYRNGLLVNTDTTAPYAYTLEDLPAGSYTVQARAYDNANLSAVAERSFTVTAATGPALVATPTSVSVPEGGTSTFNLKLDRAPTSNVAVSLVRTGDSDISVTPSTVTLTPSNWSTGVTVTVAAAEDADTVGGTATITASATGYAPLAITATEIDNDVPGGGDGEYVERFLAQYGKMKNSGYFSPEGVPYHSIETLIVEAPDHGHQTTSEAFSFWLWLEAYYGRVTQNWAPFNNAWTVMEKYIIPSSADQPTAGSAGDASYAAEHDLPNQYPSQLESSVPVGRDPLRSELQQSYGTGDIYGMHWLLDVDNTYGFGRCGDGTTRPAYINTFQRGTQESVWETVPQPSCDTFRHGGQYGYLDLFVKESNAPARQWKYTNAPDADARAVQAAYWALTWAKEQNKQADVAATVTKAAKMGDYLRYAMFDKYFKRIGNCVGASQCPAGSGRDSAHYLLSWYYAWGGAYETSQNWSWRIGSSHSHFGYQNPFAAWALTNVNELKPRSSTAAADWTNSLNRQLEFYTWLQSAEGGIAGGATNSWGGHYGTPPAGTSTFYGMFYDVDPVYNDPPSNQWFGMQAWSMQRIAELYLVSGNAKAKALLDKWVPWAIANTTLGANWSIPSDMAWSGQPTTWNPTNPQPNTNLHVEVTVKGQDVGVAAAYARTLIAYAAKSGNAAAKTTAKGLLDALHANSDAQGVSTVEKRGDYRRFDDVYDASTGQGLYIPQGWTGRMPNGDAIAPGKSFLDIRSFYKNDPAWPKVQAYLDGGPEPEFRYHRFWAQADIAMAYADYGKLFPNG